In the genome of Coraliomargarita algicola, one region contains:
- a CDS encoding DUF192 domain-containing protein, translating to MKPQINILVTLLSLALLACQPNRQADLAPADGQTHFAIAIGGQELQLQLAVNSAEQQKGLMHRDSMPEDHGMLFLFDQPAQRSFWMRNTRIPLDIGYFDASGHLLEVHKLFPYDETPVPSANDQVLIAVETNRGWYAAHGVKPGARIDMTALQTALKRRQHANSALKP from the coding sequence TTGAAACCACAAATTAACATTCTCGTAACATTACTGTCACTCGCGCTATTAGCCTGCCAGCCAAACAGGCAGGCTGATTTAGCGCCGGCAGATGGACAAACCCACTTCGCAATCGCGATCGGCGGCCAGGAATTACAACTGCAACTAGCAGTTAATTCCGCCGAACAACAGAAGGGCCTGATGCACCGTGACAGCATGCCCGAAGACCACGGCATGTTGTTCCTCTTCGATCAGCCGGCGCAGCGCTCCTTCTGGATGCGTAACACTCGCATCCCGCTGGACATCGGCTACTTCGATGCCAGTGGGCACTTACTGGAAGTGCACAAACTCTTCCCTTACGATGAAACACCCGTGCCTTCTGCCAACGATCAAGTTCTAATCGCAGTCGAAACCAATCGTGGTTGGTACGCCGCCCATGGCGTCAAGCCCGGCGCACGCATCGACATGACCGCACTACAAACGGCACTCAAACGTCGCCAACACGCCAACTCGGCGCTCAAACCATAA